CCGCCGGTCGGGTCGCTGCTGGGCGAGGTACTGCTGCCGCCCGAGTCGCTGCTGGGTGAGGTGCTGCTGCTTGCCGACTCGCCGTCGGCCAGGCCGCCGAGCACCGCTTCCGCCGCCCGGCCGGGGGCCGGTTCCCCGAACTCGCCGCAGGCCACTTCCACCGCGAGGGCCTGCAGCCGCAGGTTTTCCCCTGCCCACACCGCGAAGCCCTGCTCGACCAGCTCCTCCGTCGCCGCCCCGAACGAGGCACGATCCCCCGCCACCCGCGCCACCTCCGGCGGGATCGGTGCCGGTGCCAGTACCGCGCCCAGCCGCAGCAGCTCCCGGGCCGGCCGGCCGAGCCGGACGAGCACGTCGCGGATCGCGTGGGGTGCCGTGTCCGGCAGCGCGTCCGGCGACGAGCCGGGCCGGTGCCGTGTGGTGAACGCCGTCGCCCGCAGCGTCATCGGATGGCCGCCGCAGCGGGCGACGAACCGGGCGTCCGGTGACCCGAGCAGCCGCAGGCCCTCCTCGAGCGGGAGACCCGGCACGTCCACCGTCGCCGTGGGCCGGCCGGTGCCTCGGCCGGTGAGCAGCGTGCGGACCCGGCCGGCCGGCAGCACGACCCGCTCGAGGACCGCCGGTGGCAGCCCGGCCGGGACGTCGTCGACCAGCACCAGCACCCGCTCGCCCGCGGCCTCGATCGCGCGCGCCAGCCGCGCGCGCAACCGGTCGAAGCCGAGCCCGGACGTGCCCGCCGCCGTCGCGAGGGCGAGGTGGAACTGGGGGAGGAAGTCGTCCGGGTCGAGGTGGCCGAACGGGCCCGTCCGCAGCACCCGGCCCCCGAACCGGCCGAAGAGGCACGCGTACTGCTCGGCCAGCGTCGTCTTGCCGATGCCCGCCGGCCCGCCGAGCAGCACCGCCCGGCTCGCGACGAGCTCCCGGTGGACCGGCCACAACGAGGAAAGCCCGGGCCCCAGGGCGACCGCGGACCGAACCCGCCGGAGGAGCTCCGGCGGCGATTCTTCCGCGACGATCGGCAGAACGCGGTCCGTGCGCAGACCGGGCGGGAAATCGGCGAGCAGGACGCGGGACGCCGCCAGTTCCCGCGCGCTCATGTCGAAATCGTCGAAGGGATGACCGCGGAAAACGCGCAGCCCGCCGGCTCGCAACGCTTTCTCCACCCGGTCCGCCGCCGCGGAACACAGGAAGACGTCGAACCGGTCGGCGGCCGTCACGGGCGTCCCGGTGGCGTTCAATGGGTGATCATGGCTTCGGTTCCTGACAGTCGGGTCGAGTCACGCGCCAAGGATCGGAACGGAGCCGGAATTCGCTACCGGACACCCCGGAACGGCAGGATCTGTCCACTATCTGACCCGTGTGCCGGGGATGACCGCCGGGTAACGCCACTGGGCCGTTTCTGGTTAACGGACAATATCTGGACAAGAACCACGCTGGTGCAACGTTGCTGGTCAGCGCCTCGATTACTCCGGTTGTCGGACCGGGAATCGTGGGATGCGAACAGGAGAATCGTCCCAGGACCAGTGTGGTCTTTTGTGGGCGACGGGTTACCCGAGAGCGGTCCGGTGGACGATGCGAGGAGGGAAACCCGTGGACACCATGACGGCGGAGACGGCGGTCGAAGGCTACGTCGTGCTCGACGAGCTACCGCGTCCGGACGGCAAGCTGACGAAGGAGCAGCTCGACCCGGTCGTGGCGGCCGCGCGCGCCGGCGACCCGGACGCGGTGCAGGCGCTGCTGCGGCTGATCAAGCCGACGGTCGTGCGCTACTGCCGCGCCCGGATCGGCGGGCGCGACCTGTCGTACCTGTCGGCCGACGACGTCGCGCAGGAGGTCTGCCTGGCGGTGCTGAAGGTGCTGCCGGGCTACCAGGACCGCGGCGGCTCGTTCCTGTACCTCGTGCGCGCCATCGCCGCGAACAAGGTCGCCGACGCGTTCCGCTCGGTCGCGCGGGACCGGTCCAAGCCCGTGCCGGAGCTGCCGGACCGGCCACTGGGCGGCAACGAGCCGGAGAGCTACGTGCTGGAGATGGACCTCGGGGCGCGGCTGGGGCGGCTGATGGCGTCGCTGCCGCCGCTGCACCAGGAGATCCTCTCGCTGCGGATCGTCGTCGGCCTCTCGGCGAACGAGACCGCGGAGGCGCTGGGCATCTCCGCGGGCAACGTCCGCATCACCCAGTACCGCGCGCTGACGAAGCTGCGCGCCATGATCCCCGACGGCGGGCTCTGAGCGTCACTCCAGCCATTCGGTGATGAAGTGATCGCTTTCGTGGATGTGCACGGCCTCGTAGACTCCGGGGCCGAGCACGGCGAACTTGTGCGGGGTGCCGGCCGGGACGACCAGCACGTCCCCGGCGCCGCCGTCGCGTTCGGAGTCGCCGACGGTGAACCGGGCCCGCCCCCGGATGATGACGAACGTTTCGGGGTAGGGGTGCCGGTGCAGGCGCGGCCCGGAGCCGACGACGTCGGTGCTTTCGCGGATGACCGAGATCCCGGACCCGACGTCGCGTCCTTCGAAGTTCTCGCTGTCGCTCACCCGGCCAGCGTAGCGCCGGAAAACTCCGCCGTGAGCGGTTCGGTGCAGACGCCGAACGAGCCCCGCCGGCGCCGGTCAGCCCCCGACGACCTTCCGCAGCTGGCTGAGCGCCCGGTGCTGGGCGACCCGGACCGCACCCGGCGTCGACCCGACCCTCTCCGCCGTCTCCTCCGCCGACATGCCGACCGCCACGCGCAGCACCACGATCTCCCGCTGCTTCTCCGGCAGGACCTGCAGCAGCTTCGCCATGCGCTCGCCCAGTTCGCGGCGCAGCGCGTGGCGCTCCGGGTCCAGTGAGGTGTCGATCTCCTCGGGCAGCTCGGCGACCGGCTCGTCCCACACCCGCGCCGCCGCCTTGCGGGCCGCCTCGACCTTGTGCCGGGCGATGCCGCAGACGAAGTTCGGGAACGGGCGGTCCGGCGGCCGGCCGGGCAGCGCCTTGAACAGCGCGACGCAGACGTCCTGCGCGACGTCGTCGGCCGACTCCGCGTCGAGGCGGGCGCGGCAGTACCGCACCACCGATGGCCGCGCCGCGGCCAGCAAGCGATGCGGGGCTTCTTCAACCGTGGTCATGGGTCCCCTCCCTCCGGGAGGGGAACTACCCGTTTTCCCCCGGAACCGACCCGGCCCGGGCGGATTCCCCGCTATGTCCGGGAAATCCGTGCCGGTGACGTCGATCCCGAGGCCGGCGCGACGGATGACCATCGGCGTGCCACGCCGGGCGCATGACCGTCGGCCTGCCCCCGTCCGGCGGGGGTTCCTCAGTCCGGCGTGACCGTGCGGTGGTGGCCGAACACCCGCCGTTCCCGCCGTGTCACGCTCGCCATCACGGCGGAGCGCGCCGGGGTGCTCGTCGCCTCCCGGTACTCCGGCGTGCCGAACAACCCCACGTCCGAGAGCTCGTGGAACGCCAGCAGCGCCGGGCCGTCGCCTTCGGCCAGCCGGTAGCGGCGGGTGCGGTACCAGCCCGGCAGCCGGTGCAGCAGCGGGACGTGCTCCTCGCGGTACCAGGCGTCGAGGCCGGGCTCGTCGTCCGTGGACAGCGCGACGCACACGACGACCGGCGCGGCGGGCACGACGGTCCCGGTGTCGTCGACCTGCGAGTAGACCCGGCGGTCCAGCGTCGCCAGCCGCCGGACGACGTCCTGCTCGCGCGGGCTGCGGCGGCGCGCCACCTCGTAGGCGGGGCTGCGCAGCGCGTCGGTGTCCAGCTCGTACCAGGCCAGCCACGCCGGCACCGCGCCGTCGAGCGCCCGGTAGCGGTGGCCGGTGCGGATGCCGGGGACGCGCAGGCGGGCCGGGGCGTGCTCGTGGTCGTACCAGTCGTGGAACTCCGCTTCGGGCACCTCGCCCGGCTCGGCGAACACGAACAGTAGTCCTTCGGTCATCGGGTAGTGTCCTGGGAAAGCGAGGAGGGGCAGTGTCGCGCGAGGACCCGGACGTCATCGACTCGGTGGAGAAGGCGTTGCGCCTGCTGCAGAGCTTCTCCGGTGAGGCACCGGCGATGAGCGTCAGCGAGGCCGCCGCGGCCACCGGCCTGACCCGCGCCACGGCGCGCCGGCTCCTGCTGACCTTCGAACGGCTCGGGTTCGCCGAGACCGACGGCCGCCGCTTCCGGCTCACCGCCCGCGTCCTGCGGCTCGGCTACGGCTACCTGGCCGCGCTGCCGTTCTGGGAACACGCCCAGTCGCACATGCGCGCCCTCTCCGACGAGGTCCGCGAGTCCAGCTCGCTCGCCACGCTCGACGGCGGCGAGATCGTCTACGTCGCCCGCGTGCCCGCGTCGCGGATGATGACGATCACCTTCAACGTCGGCTCGCGGCTGCCCGCCTACCCGACGTCGATGGGCCGCGTGCTGCTCGCCGCCCTGCCGGCGGCCGATCTGGAGTCCTATTTGGACCGTACCGAGCTGAAGCGGCTCACGGCGAACACCATCACCGACCGCGCCGCCCTCGAGGCCGAGCTGGCGCGGGTCGCCGAGCAGGGGTACGCGCTGGTGGACGGCGAACGCGAGGAGGGCGTCCGGTCGGCCGCCGCGCCGGTCCGCAACGCCGGCGGCGGGGTGATCGCCGCGCTCAACGTGTCGGCCAACGCCGCGCGCGTCTCCGTCGAGAAGCTGCGCGCGGAGTTCGTGCCCCGGCTGCTCGAAACGGCCGACGCGATCACCAAGGACATCGCGGGCCTGCACTAGGACCCGAACCCGAAGCAGCGGACGGGATTCTCGACCAGCAACCGGTGCCGGTCCGCCTCGGTGAAGGAAGCCAGCACGGTCACCAGGTCGGCGTCGTCGGGATCGAACCCGTGGGTGTTCGGGTGCGGGAAGTCGGTGCCCCACAGGACGCGCTCGGGCGCGTGCGCGGTCAGCAGGTGCATCAGGGCGGCGGAGTCGGCCAGCGACGGCGGCGACGTCGCGATCCGGTCCGCGCCGCTCAGCTTGACCCAGACGTCCCCGCTGTCGAGCAGCCGCCGCAGCGCCGTCACCGCGGCGCTTTCGAGCCCCTCGCGCAGGTCGACGCGGGCCATGTGGTCGACCACGACGGTCAGCCCGAGCCCGTGCACCAGCTCCTCGTGCTCGGCGATGCCGGTCCCGGCCACGTGCAGCGCGATGTGCCAGCCGTGCGGCGCGATCTTGGCGACGATCGCACGGATCGTCTCCGCCGACGGCGCCGGGCCGAGGTGCGGCATGAAGTGCAGCCGCGCGCCGCGGACCCCGGCTTCGTGCAGCCGGGCGATCTCGGCGTCCGGCGTTTCCGGCGTCACGAGCGCGACACCGCGGTGGTCGCCGGAGGCGAGGGCGTCCAGCAACGCCGAGTGGTCCGTGCCGTGGCACGCCGACTGGACGATCACCGCCCGCTCGAAGCCGAAGGACCGGTGCAGGCGCTGGAGATCCTCCTTCGGCGCCTCGGGCGGGGTGAACGTCCGGTCCGGCGCGTAGGGGAAGCGGTCCGTGGGCCCGAAGACGTGGCAGTGCGCGTCGCAGCTGCCCGGCGGCAGGATCATCAGTCGCACCTCGCCGTCATGCCGCCGTCGACCACGAGCTCGGTCCCGGTGACGAACCGCGCCTCGTCGGAGGCCAGGAACAGCGCGGCGTACGCGGTGTCCCGCCCGTCGCCGGCGAACCCGAGCGGGATCCGGGCCTGCCGCCGCGCCAGCAGCGCCTCGACGTCGCCGCCTTCGCGCTGGTTCGCCAGCCGCGTCTCGACCATCGGCGTGTGCAGCTGCCCGGGGACGACGGTGTTCGCGCGGATCCCGTCGGGCGCGTGCTGCACCGCGAGCACCCGCGACAGCTGGATGACGCCCGCCTTCGCCGACGCGTACCCGACCTGGGCCGAGCCGGTCCACCGGATCCCCGACGTCGACGCGGTGTTCACAATGGACCCGCCGCCCTGCTCCCGCATCACCGGGATGACGTGCCGGCAGGTGAGGTAGACGCTGGTGAGGTTGTAGTCCAGCTGCGCGGCCCAGTCCTCTTCGGACAGCTCGGCGGGACCGCCGGGGCGGGAGCCGCCGACGTTGTTCACCAGGATGTCGACCCGCCCGAACGTCTCCCGGCACGCCGCGACCGCACCGGCGACCGACGCGCTGTCGGTGACGTCGCAGGTGTGCGTGTGGACGGTGCCGCCTTCGTCGCCGATCAGGGCGACGGTCTCGGTGAGGGCGTCCGGCTTCAGGTCCACAGCGAACACCTTCGCACCTTCACGCGCGAACAGCACCGCGGCGGCGCGCCCGTTGCCCCAGCCGGGCCCGACGCTGCCCGCACCGGTGATCAGCGCGACCTTGCCCGCCAGCCGCCCGGTCATTCCCGCCCCACCTCCAGGGCGACGAGGAACCGCGAAACCATGTTGTACGCGGCGACCGTCACGCTCAGCTCCACGACCTGCTGCTCGTCGAAGTGCGCCGCCAGCGCCTCGAAGACCGGCTGCTCGACGGCGATCTTCTCGGTCATGGCGTCGGTGTAGGCGAGCGCGGCGCGCTGCCGGTCGTCCAACGCGGACGGATCGCCGCCGCGCAGCGCCGCGAGCTGGTCGTCGGTCATCCCGGCGTCCCGGGCGACGGGCTCGTGCGCCGTCCACTCGTAGGCCGCGCCGTTGAGCTCGGCGACGCGCAGGACGGCGAGCTCACGGACGTCCGCGGGCAGGGTCGAGGCGCCGCGGACCGCGCCGAGCAGGCTGTTCCAGCCGTCGGCGAGGGCCGGGCTGTGCAGCAGCACGCCGTCCAGCGGGGTGAGCCGCCCGCCGCGCCGCTGCCGGATGCGGTCGGCGACTTCGCCGCCGTCGTGCACGTAGCCGAGCCTGGCCAAGGTGTCTCCCTTCTCAGACCGCGACGGACTTCGCGGGTTCGATGGTGGTGGGTCCGGGGGTTTCCCCGGCCAGTACCGCGCGGGCCCGGGCGAGGTCGAGCACGCCTTCCCAGCGGCTCACCACGATGCTGCCGAGCAGCTGCCCGCACAGGCTGACGATGCCGCGCATGGTGGACAGGAACCGGTCGACGCCGAGCACGAGCATGATGCCCGCGACCGGGACGACGCCGGTGGTGGAGAGCGTGGCCGCGAGGATGACGAAGCCGGCGCCCGCCACCCCGGCACTGCCCTTCGAGGTGATCATGAAGACCGCGAGCAGCGCGATCTGCTGCCACAGCGACAGGTTCACGTCGAAGGCCTGGGCGATGTAGAGGGATGCGAAGCCGAGGTAGAGGCAGACGCCGTCGCCGTTGAAGGCGTAGCCCGACGGCACGACCAGCCCGACGATCCGTTGGGGGCAGCCCAGGTTCTCCAGCTTCTTCATCAGCTGCGGCATCACGACCTCGTAGTTCGCGGTGCCGAGCGTGATCAGCAGCTCGTCCTTGAAGTACCGGTACAGGCGCAGGACCCGGATCCCGCAGAGCCGGGCGACCGCGCCGAAGACCAGCAGGCAGAACAGGATCCCGGTGGCCCAGAACAGCAGCACGACGCCGCCGAGGCTGGCCAGGGTGGCCGCGCCGAACTTGCCGGTGGTGTAGGCCATCGCGCCGAACGCGCCGAGCGGGGCCAGGTACATCACCAGCCGCACGATGCCGAACGTCGCTTCGCCGACGCGCTCGATCCCGCGCAGCAGCGGCGCGCCGCGTTCGCCGAGCGCCTTCACCGCGACCGCGAACAGGATCGAGATCAGCAGCACCTGCAGGACGTTGCCCTCGGTGAACGCGCTGACCACGGTCTTCGGGATCACGTTGATCAGGAAGTCGTACCAGTGCTGGGACTCCCCGGTCCGGACGTACTGCTGCGCGCTGCCGGAGAGCTTCAGCACGGCCGGGTCGGCGTGGATGCCGGCGCCGGGGCGCAGCACGTCCATCACGACCAGCCCGATGAGCAGCGCGATCGTGGTCAGCACCTCGAAGTAGACGAGGGCCTTGACCCCGACCCGGCCGACGCTGGCCAGCTCGCCCGCCGACGCGATGCCGGTGACGATCGTGCAGAACACCACCGGGGCGATGAGCATCTGGATGAGCGCGATGAACCCGGTGCCGACCGGCTGGAGGGCGGCGCCGACGCCGGGCGCGGCGAAGCCGAGCGCCGCTCCGAGCACGATCGCGACCAGCACGGTGACGTAGAGCTTGGTGGTGAAGGCACTGCGCAGGATCGATCGCGTCGACATCGTCGTCTCCGTCTGTTCGTCTGGCGTACATTTGCGCGACTGACGAACATATCCTGGGTGAAGAAGTCCCTCGGGTCAACCCCCGCGCGGTACGCCACGCGGACAGCTGTCCGGTTGGCTAGGCTGGGGCGGTGACCCCCATGCGAGCCGACGCCGAGCAGAACCGGGAGCGGATCCTCGAGGTCGCGCGCACGGCGCTCAAGGCGTCGAGTGCCGCCACGCTGCAGTCGATCGCGAAGGCGGCCGGCGTCGGCCAGGGCACGCTCTACCGTCATTTCCCCAGCCGGGAAGCGCTCTTGCTGGCCGTCTACCGGCACGACGTCGGCGAGTTGATCGACGCGGCGCCGTCACTGCTGGCCGAACACCCGCCGGCCGAGGCGCTCCGGCGGTGGTTCGAGCGGCTGGCGGCCTACGGCCGGATCAAGCACGGCGTCGGCGAGGCCGTCGAAGCCGCGACGCGTGCCGACCTCTCGAGTGAGTACTACGAGCCGGTGTGCGCGGCGATCACGCTGCTGCTGGACGCGGGGAAGCGGGCGGGGACCCTGCGGCCGGACGTCGACGCCGAAGAAATCCTGCAGCTCGTGGGTTTTCTCTGGCGTTCCGATTTCGGGGCGGACCGGGAAGCGCGCACCGCGCATTTGCTGACGCTGGTAATGGACGGCCTGAAAGCGCAGTAGTGGTGCGATCGACCCCATTCCGGCGCACGGGTCAGAGTTCCTGCTGCCGGAACGCGTCCAGTACGCGGCGCTCCCTTTTGGTCGGCCGGCCCGCGCCGCGGTCGCGCCGGGCGACCGGGATCGCGGTCTCCGGCGGCGGCTTCGGCGTCCGGTCCACGAAGCACGTCGCCGCGTCCGGTGCGCCCACGCGTTTCTGGATCACCCGTACCACGTCGAGGATCCTGGTCGTCCCGCCGATGCGCAGGCGGACCTCGTCGCCCGGCACCACGGTGGTCGCGGGCTTGGCCGGCTTGTCGTTGACGCGCACGTGACCGCCCCGGCACGCCGCTGCGGCGTCCGGGCGGGTCTTGGTCAGCCGGACCGCCCAGAGCCAGCGGTCCACTCGGGTCGACTCCACAGTCGTCCATCATGGCCCATTCAGCGGAATCCTCGCGCAACCCCGGGAGGTTACTCGCGGGTATATGTCGACTTGTCTGCATCGCTGAGTTATAACCTGTTCTAATATACCTCAACGGTGAGGACCATCACATGCGTGACGAACCCGTATGGAGAACAGCTTCTGGCACAGTTTCCCGTCGTCTTTTCATTGCAGGAACTGGTTCTATCTTGGCGGCCACGGCCGTAGGGGGTCGGGCAGCCGCCGCGACGTCGTCCGCCACCATCGCGGACGCGGCCCGCGTGCCCGCGCTGGTGATCGGCTCGGGCTACGGCGGCTCGGTCGCCGCGCTGCGGCTCGCCCAGGCCGGCATCGACGTGCAGCTGGTCGAAATGGGCATGGCCTGGGACACGCCCGGCTCGGACGGCAAGATCTTCGCCAACACGACCAGCCCGGACCAGCGCTCCTTCTGGCTGCGCACCAGGACGAAGCAGCCGCTGTCCAACTTCCTCGGGTTCCCCATCGACAAGGACATCCCGAAGTACACCGGCATCCTCGACGCGGAGGAGTTCGGCGGGATCATCGTGTACCAGGGCCGCGGCGTCGGCGGCGGCTCGCTCGTCAACGGCGGCATGGCCGTCACGCCGAGGCGGGAGAACTTCGGCGCGATCCTCCCGACGGTCAACGCCGACGAGATGTACGGCACCTACTACCCGCGCGCCAACGCCGGGCTCGGCGTCGGGCTCGTCGACCCCGGCTGGTTCGACACCGCCGAGTGCTACCAGTACGCGCGGGTCGGCCGGAAGCAGGCGCAGCGGTCCGGGTTCCCGTTCGTCTTCGTCCCGGACGTCTACGACTGGAACTACATGCAGCAGGAGCAGGCCAACACGGTGCCGCGGTCGGCGCTGGCCGGGGAAATCCTGTACGGCAACAACTACGGCAAGAAGTCCCTGCAGAAGACCTACCTCCCGCTGATCAAGGCGACCGGCCGCGTCACCATCTCCCCGCTGCACCGGGTGACGTCGGTGACGCCCGCGTCCGGCGGCGGCTACACGGTCGTCATGGAGCAGCTCAACACCACGGGCGCGGTGACGGCGACGAAGTCCGTCACGGCGGACAAGGTGTTCTTCGCCGCGGGCAGCGTCGGCACGAGCAAGCTGCTGGTGAAGCTGAAGGCCACCGGCGCGCTGCCCAACCTGAACGGTGAGGTCGGCAAGAACTGGGGTGACAACGGGAACGTGATGGTCGGGCGGGCCAACCAGATCTGGGACCCGACCGGCAGCCTCCAGTCGTCCATCCCGTGCGGCGGCATCGACAACTGGGCGGCCGGCGGCGCGTTCGCGGAGGTCGCGCCGCTGCCGACCGGGATCGAGACGTGGGCGTCGTTCTACCTGTCCATCACGAAGAACCCGAACCGGGCCCAGTTCTCGTGGAACCCGGCGACGCAGAACGTGGACCTCAACTGGCAGACGGCGTGGAAGCAGCCGTCGATCGACATGGCGAAGTCCATCTTCGACAAGATCAACGCGAAGGAGGGGACGATCTACCGCACCGACCTCTTCGGCGTGTACAAGATCTGGGGCGACCACCTGACGTACCACCCGCTCGGCGGCGCGGTGCTCGGCAAGGCGACCGACAACTACGGCCGGCTGGCCGGGTACCAGGGCCTGTACGCGATCGACGGGTCTCTGATCCCGGGCAACACGAGCGTGAACCCGTTCGTGACGATCACGGCCCTGGCCGAGCGCAACATCGAAAAGATCATCGCCACCGACTTCTAGAGTCTGCCGCGGCTGTCGTGAGTGTTTAGGGCGGTTCTAACCGCCCTAAACACTCACGACCGGTGGGAGGGCAGGACGCAGACGGTGTCCAGGCCCAAGACGTGGTTCAGGCGGCCGAACGCCAGCCACGCGCCGAGGCTCATGCTCAGCTCGACGATCTCCTGCTGCGTGTACTGCGACGACATCCGCTTCCAGAAGTCCTCGTCCAGGTTGTGGTGGTCGGTCGCGTACCGCTCGGCGTACTCGGCGGCCAGGCGCGTGCGCTCGTCGAAGAGTTCCGTGGTGCGCCACTCCGACACGGCGTCCGCGAACTCCGGCTCGACCTTCACGCCGTCGCGCTCGGTGCGCCAGTCCAGGCAGAAGATGCACCCGTTGATCTGCGCGATCCGCAGCCGCGCGGCTTCGAACTCCCGCAGGCCGAGCGTCGTGTGCGCGTAGACCGCCAGCGAGAACTGCGACGCGGCGATCCCGATGCCGGGCACCATTTCGCCCCACACGTACCCGATCGGGTCCTTGCCCTCGGGGATGTCGATGTTCACGAGCGCCTCCTTCCGAGCTTGCCGGCTGCCGGGCGCAGCGGGACGTCGAGTGCGTCGTACAGGCCGGGTTCCGCCTCGGCCAGCCAGTCGATCGCGCCGACGAGCCGGCCGACGGCGGTCGCGTTGCCGCCCGCCGACCGGTTTTCGCCCTCGTCGCTCGCCTCGATCGTGACCTCGATGCGCGGCCGGCCTTCGATGATCACGCGGTGGGCGCCGTCGCCGCTGGGCGGCGTCGGCCAGTCCGGCGCGCACGACGGGTGGATGCGCGTGACGTGCTCGATGACGATCCGCGGCTCGCCGTCGACGATGCCCTGCACCTCGAACCGCACCGCGCCCTGCGTGCCCTTTTCGAACTCGCCCATCGTCCGCGTCGTCACGGTTTCCTCGAGCGGCCGCCGGTCGAGCGTCTCGCGGAGTTCGTCCACTTCGACGCCGAGGCCGCGCGCGATCAGCCGGACCTGCCCGCCCCAGACCATGGACGGGACGCCGGTCATGAGCATCGGCGGGTCGTAGTCCATCGGCTGGCCCATGCCGACGAGGTACCGCACGGAGTCGGGCTGCTCGTAGGTCGAGTAGTCGAAGATCTCCTGGCAGCGGAGGACGTCGACGTCCGTGCCGAGCCCGCTGATCAGCAGCGGCAGCACGTCGTTGCCCCAGCCGGGGTCGACGCCGGAGACGAACAGCGAGCCGCCGCCCTCCTTGATCGCCGCCAGCACCGGGTCGCGCAGTTCCGGGGGCGCGTTGCGCTGGTCGTAGAGCGGGTAGAGGGCCGGTGTCACGACGACCGCGCCCGTCCCGACCGCGCGGACGATGTCGGCGAGCGCGTCGTCGAACCGGACGTCACCCGAAGCGGCGTAAACGATCGCGCGCGGGCTCGCCGCCAGCATGGCGTCGACGTCGTCGGTGGCGGCGACGCCCAGATCGCCGATGCCCGCCAATGCGCCCGCGTCCTTGCCGACCTTCGCCGGGTCGTGGACGAGCACCGCGGAGAGCTCCAGCGCCGGATGGGCGTCGACGGCCCGGATTGCCGCACGGCCGACGTTGCCCGTGCCCCACACCACTGTGGCGATCATCTGCCCGAGTTTTCGCGGTCGGCCCGGGTCCCGGAAGCGATTCGTTCCGGCCAGCGGACCGCGCGGACGCGGGTAGCATGCAGTGCGTCCGAACGTCGTATCGGAGGGCCCCGCGATGTCGATCGATCCGAAACCCCGCAGCCGCACGGTGACCGACGGGATCGAGGCCGCGCCCGCCCGCGGCATGCTCCGCGCCGTCGGGATGGGGGACGGCGACTGGCGCAAGCCGATCATCGGCGTCGCCAGTTCGTGGAACGAGATCACGCCGTGCAACCTGTCGCTGGACCGGCTGGCGCAGGCGGCCAAGGAGGGCGTGCACGCGGGCGGTGGCTACCCGCTGCAGTTCGGCACGATCTCGGTGTCCGACGGCATCTCCATGGGCCACGACGGGATGCACTTCTCGCTCGTCTCCCGCGAGGTCATCGCCGACTCCGTCGAGACGGTCATGCAGGCCGAGCGGCTCGACGGCTCGATCCTGCTGGCCGGCTGCGACAAGTCGCTGCCGGGCATGCTCATGGCGGCCGCGCGGCTCGACCTGGCGTCGGTGTTCCTCTACGCCGGGACCATCGCCCCCGGCTGGGTGAAGCTCACCGACGGCACCGAGAAGGACGTCACGCTGATCGACGCCTTCGAGGCCGTCGGCGCGTGCCGGGCCGGCCGGCTCAAGACCGATGACCTCGACCGGATCGAACGCGCCATCTGCCCGGGTGAAGGCGCCTGCGGCGGCATGTACACGGCGAACACGATGGCGTCGGCGGCCGAGGCGATGGGGATGAGCATGCCGGGGTCGGCCGCGCCGCCGTCCGCGGACCGCCGCCGCGACCACTACGCGCACCTTTCGGGGGAAGCCGTGGTCGGGCTGCTCGAAAAGGGCATCACCGCGCGCGACATCCTCACGCGGGAGGCGTTCGAGAACGCGATCACCGTCATCATGGCTCTCG
This genomic window from Amycolatopsis mongoliensis contains:
- a CDS encoding carboxymuconolactone decarboxylase family protein — translated: MARLGYVHDGGEVADRIRQRRGGRLTPLDGVLLHSPALADGWNSLLGAVRGASTLPADVRELAVLRVAELNGAAYEWTAHEPVARDAGMTDDQLAALRGGDPSALDDRQRAALAYTDAMTEKIAVEQPVFEALAAHFDEQQVVELSVTVAAYNMVSRFLVALEVGRE
- the shbA gene encoding RNA polymerase sigma factor ShbA, encoding MTAETAVEGYVVLDELPRPDGKLTKEQLDPVVAAARAGDPDAVQALLRLIKPTVVRYCRARIGGRDLSYLSADDVAQEVCLAVLKVLPGYQDRGGSFLYLVRAIAANKVADAFRSVARDRSKPVPELPDRPLGGNEPESYVLEMDLGARLGRLMASLPPLHQEILSLRIVVGLSANETAEALGISAGNVRITQYRALTKLRAMIPDGGL
- a CDS encoding amidohydrolase family protein; the protein is MILPPGSCDAHCHVFGPTDRFPYAPDRTFTPPEAPKEDLQRLHRSFGFERAVIVQSACHGTDHSALLDALASGDHRGVALVTPETPDAEIARLHEAGVRGARLHFMPHLGPAPSAETIRAIVAKIAPHGWHIALHVAGTGIAEHEELVHGLGLTVVVDHMARVDLREGLESAAVTALRRLLDSGDVWVKLSGADRIATSPPSLADSAALMHLLTAHAPERVLWGTDFPHPNTHGFDPDDADLVTVLASFTEADRHRLLVENPVRCFGFGS
- a CDS encoding SDR family NAD(P)-dependent oxidoreductase encodes the protein MTGRLAGKVALITGAGSVGPGWGNGRAAAVLFAREGAKVFAVDLKPDALTETVALIGDEGGTVHTHTCDVTDSASVAGAVAACRETFGRVDILVNNVGGSRPGGPAELSEEDWAAQLDYNLTSVYLTCRHVIPVMREQGGGSIVNTASTSGIRWTGSAQVGYASAKAGVIQLSRVLAVQHAPDGIRANTVVPGQLHTPMVETRLANQREGGDVEALLARRQARIPLGFAGDGRDTAYAALFLASDEARFVTGTELVVDGGMTARCD
- a CDS encoding cupin domain-containing protein, translating into MSDSENFEGRDVGSGISVIRESTDVVGSGPRLHRHPYPETFVIIRGRARFTVGDSERDGGAGDVLVVPAGTPHKFAVLGPGVYEAVHIHESDHFITEWLE
- a CDS encoding sigma-70 family RNA polymerase sigma factor, producing MTTVEEAPHRLLAAARPSVVRYCRARLDAESADDVAQDVCVALFKALPGRPPDRPFPNFVCGIARHKVEAARKAAARVWDEPVAELPEEIDTSLDPERHALRRELGERMAKLLQVLPEKQREIVVLRVAVGMSAEETAERVGSTPGAVRVAQHRALSQLRKVVGG
- a CDS encoding cation:dicarboxylate symporter family transporter, which produces MSTRSILRSAFTTKLYVTVLVAIVLGAALGFAAPGVGAALQPVGTGFIALIQMLIAPVVFCTIVTGIASAGELASVGRVGVKALVYFEVLTTIALLIGLVVMDVLRPGAGIHADPAVLKLSGSAQQYVRTGESQHWYDFLINVIPKTVVSAFTEGNVLQVLLISILFAVAVKALGERGAPLLRGIERVGEATFGIVRLVMYLAPLGAFGAMAYTTGKFGAATLASLGGVVLLFWATGILFCLLVFGAVARLCGIRVLRLYRYFKDELLITLGTANYEVVMPQLMKKLENLGCPQRIVGLVVPSGYAFNGDGVCLYLGFASLYIAQAFDVNLSLWQQIALLAVFMITSKGSAGVAGAGFVILAATLSTTGVVPVAGIMLVLGVDRFLSTMRGIVSLCGQLLGSIVVSRWEGVLDLARARAVLAGETPGPTTIEPAKSVAV
- a CDS encoding IclR family transcriptional regulator domain-containing protein, with protein sequence MSREDPDVIDSVEKALRLLQSFSGEAPAMSVSEAAAATGLTRATARRLLLTFERLGFAETDGRRFRLTARVLRLGYGYLAALPFWEHAQSHMRALSDEVRESSSLATLDGGEIVYVARVPASRMMTITFNVGSRLPAYPTSMGRVLLAALPAADLESYLDRTELKRLTANTITDRAALEAELARVAEQGYALVDGEREEGVRSAAAPVRNAGGGVIAALNVSANAARVSVEKLRAEFVPRLLETADAITKDIAGLH